The genomic stretch TACGTGTGCTGTCCTAGCCTGAGCCCTACAAATGCAATTGTGTACGGCGGCAGGTGTGATAGTAACATGGATGTGCATACCCCGAAACTTCCTTAGCATGTTAACTTTTCAGTAAATAGAGCAAGAAGAAAGCTGTCACTATACTGACTCATCAAGATGTCTttagacttattttttttaattgtttgctgTTGGATTTGACACGTGTGTCTGAATTAATCTACAGCCTAAGCACAATCCTTACCTAACAAAAAGATGCAAGGCTCCCTTGTGGAAATAAATAAGGATAGCTAAGAAAAGAGTCTAATCATTATTTTTCCTACAAAATAATACTGTGGAAATCATTGTTCTGAAGACATGCACACAGGTCAGTGGAATAAGGTACAACAGCccaggattactggagtggggaatGGCTTTTCAGTGAGTGATGTAGTCAACATCAAAGATTGTTACTTTATTGGGAGAAGTGTATACTGTTGAGTATCACTGATTAGATTAAATCTGTTGTAAAGTCAGTGGCCCTGTGTGACTTCCTTGCACTCTGACTGCACAGCGGCCTAGCAGGGGTATACAGTCACACAGGTTCTGGTTCTCATCTGCCTGCTGTGTCCTTGGACAGGTTACTTTATCTTcctggatctctctctctctctttttttttttaaagcatgaaaaTTGAACAGAATTAGATAAgcataaatttcttaaaaactgaATCTTTTGCTATGGACCCAATCTACTACATTCGGAAAAGTAGgagattttaaaatcttatttgagAGGAGAACAGTTTGTGTCTAATATGAAGCTGTTCCTCTTAAACGAATGTTCATGTTTTTAATGAAAGTTTatatcctttaaaatgttttctctcaaaGGGATTTTTAGCTAATCAGATGAGAGCTGAAAACTTGAAGGATGCATCTGTGCTACCTGATTTGTGTCTGAGTCATGCAAATCAGTTGATGATTATGTTGCAAAACCATAGAAAGCTGTTGGACATTAAACAGAAGTGCACCACTGCCAAACAGGAGCTCGCAAATAATCTTCATGTCAGACTCAAGTAAGTCGTTCTCAGGCAGCTGGTTTGGGGTGTTGAGAGTTGATGCTTTGTATTTCTCCCAAGTGATGGTGTGATTTTATTACCATACTGACTCTTTGTCGGTTGACGACCATGGGCATGGATGGTTTTTCAGAGTCTCTGCATCTCGATTTCATTCTGCAGGTGGTGTTGCTTTGTGATGCTCCACGCAGATCAGGATGGAGAGAAGTTGCAGGCTTTGCTCCGCCTGGTTATCGAGCTCTTAGAAAGAGTCAAGATCGTAGAAGCTCTGAGCACAGTTCCTCAGATGTACTGCTTAGCTGTTGTTGAGGTTGTCAGGAGAAAAATGTTCATAAAACACTACAGGGAGGTACGCAGGCTGAGCTGTGTTTACTGTGTCTGGGCCTCAGTGAGTTGGTGCTGATGCTAATACGTGCTCTCCTTTCCTCAGTGGGCCGGTGCTTTAGTCAAGGACGGAAAGCAATTGTATGAGGCTGAGAAGTCAAAAAGGGAATCCTTTGGGAAATTATTTAGTAAGTGTTCTTTATTAATAActtaacattttttaagaaaaagtgcTGGTTTTATTTTGTAGTTATGAGTACATCATGCAGCTGAAGTTGTAGAGTAACTGCATGTTAATCTCTTTACACAGGGAAGTCTTTTCTAAGAAATCGTCTGTTCAGGGGATTGGACTCCTGGCCCCCATCCTTTTGTGTAcgtatttattttctaacttgACTAAGTCCTGTGTGTTCAGACCTTTATTTCAGAAGTGGAGATACTTATCAGAAACagatttttaatcaaaattacgGTGTTTTTGACTCTAAGATGAATTCATAGTTTTTGGTCAGGAGTCTTCTCTGCTCAGAACGGTGACGTCGTAGGACACTGTTGAGATGGGTGGGAACGGAGTCTCTTCCCCTcactggatctgtctccctcctcctctccttcccgccctcccctccccctcccccttctctttctttcattcatgTTGGACAATCCCCAATCAGGTCATCTTCATCGAAGCCATGAAATATAAGGTCCCTGTATTTCTAAACCAGAATGGGACCACTAgttttattatatgaaaaaaaaacaaaaaacgattCCGTGGTCAAATAAGTTTTAGAAGTGCTGTCTGTTTGTTTTCTCCTCACACACGTTTTCTCTTCACACACGCTGTTTCACGGTCACACGTGTTTCGTGCTACAGGATTCCTTAGGGCTACAGACgttgtgtttttgtgtgtctgCAAACAGGCAGGGTTTCCTACACACACGCCTTTACTGGGGAACCCTGCATAAGTCATGACTAAGGCCATGGCCTTGTCTTAAAAGCTGCATTTCTcagcaataataaaaagaatggtaggtgatgtttgtttttttttttaagaagctgcAATTGACTAAGATTTCATACTTTGGAAAATGTAATGAAAAGTTGGAGTCAAGGGTATGGAAGGAAGTTTTATGTTAGAAAGAAAGTCTTTGCTGCCTTAAAACAGCACCACACACCAGTGGTGACAGAAGTAGATGGAGGGCCAGGGTGGGCCTCAGGACTGTGCTGACCGAGCAGTCGGGCACGTGGAAATTTGGGAACAGCCTGTGTGGTAGCGAGACAGATGGGTTCCTTTAATGTAGGTTGGGAACAGCAGTGTTCTGTGAAAAGATGCTGAgagcagagaagagagggagCAAGCCCGGCATCCCTGTTGTTTCAGACTCGGGAGATGGTCTTCTCATTGAGCAGTCCTTCATTTGTAGTTGATTATCTTACTCTGTTTCTATGGGATGAGTAGATCACTTGAAgcatttttaattacttattgtATTGAATTATATAGTAAGAAATACAGTATTTATAACAAGAAATATAGTAAGTATAGTCAATATATAGTAAGAAATCATATACAAAATTATCCTGTatattttttggtaatttttttttttatatatagacaCAGAAGCCTCGAAAGTttgactgtgaacttccagatatttcaTTAAAAGATTTACAGTTTCTGCAATCATTTTGTCCTTCTGAAGTTCAGCCATTCCTCAGGTAAATGCCTGTAGTTCCCACTTTGGGATGTTCTCGCTGCCCTGGGTGGTGGGAAGAGCACCAGTGCTTGCAGGGTACTCCAGAACAGGAGGATTTCATGATAGTCTGGTTCTTCCATGGCTGCTTTGGGAAGCTTGCGgggaatataaaaatgattagaaaataaagatcagaaaatgaagatgataaagtagaagaaaagaaatgccgTACATGAAATTAGTTTTTTCTGATAGTAATCTGTGTTGTTGCATGGTATGTGTTAGTCTTCTTCAGCTTGTTTGGTATTGATTGATAGAGAATCATTTTGGGCACAGATTACAATGTTTGGTTGTAGTTATCCCTTTCTCATTAAGAAATTAGAAGTCTAATTTGGTTGCGCTCTGTTTCAGGGTTCCCTTACTTTGTGACTTTGAACCTCTCCACCAGCATGTACTTGCTCTGCATAATTTGGTAAAAGCAGCACAAAGTTTGGATGAAATGTCACAGACCATTACAGACCTGCTGAGTGAACAAAAGGCAAATCCAGTTCTTTGCAGTGGTTCGCCCCGTTAGCATGCATGCCTGTGGTGTCGCAGCTCGGTCAGCCTGTCCCTCTCTCTTCCAGGCCTCTGCGAGTCAGACGTCCCCGCAGTCGGCTTCCTCGCCCCGGCTGGAAAGCGCGACAGGAATCACAACCACTACCTCACCCAGGACACCGCCTCCACTCGCCGTGCAGGATCCCCTGTGTCCTGCAGTCTGCCCCTTAGAGGAGCTGTCACCAGACAGCATTGATGCCCACACGTTCGACTTTGAGACTATCCCCCATCCAAATATAGAGCATACTCTCCACCAGGCCTCCTTAGACTTGGATTCACTAGCAGAAAGTCCTGAGTCGGACTTTATGTCTGCGGTGAACGAGTTTGTCATAGAGGAGCAGCTATCGTCTCCAAACCCCATCAGTGACCCGCAGAGCCCAGAGATGATGGTGGAGTCCCTCTACTCCTCTGTCATCAACGCCATTGACAGCAGGCGGATGCAGGACACCAGTGCCCCTGGTCAGGAGGACCCGGGCGACCGCGTGTCCCTCAGTGTCCAGCTGGGGAGGTGCCGCGCGTCCGCCCACGACTCGCACCTCAGCATTCAGACCCTGAAGGAGGACTTCTGCCACTTCCGGACGTTCGTGCAGAAGGAACAGTGCGACTTTGCCAATTCCTTGCAGTGTACAGCAGTAGAAATAAGAAGCATTATCGACAAAGTAAAGCACTCTTTGGAAATAACACTATATGAAAAACATCAAAAAGAACTAGAGTCTTTAAAAAGCGAGTACGAGGGCAGGCTCGCTACCCTGGTGAAGGAGAGTGAAGAGAACAAGAGCAAGATCACCAAGCTGCGGGGGGACCTGGTATGCCTGGAGGAGGTGCTGCAGAATAAGGATAATGAGTTTGCTCTGGTCAAGCATGAGAAGGAAGCTGTCATCTGCCTGCAGAAAGAGAAGGACCAGAAGCTGCTCGAGATGGAGTGCACAGTGCACGCCCAGCACTGTGAGATGGAAGCACTTCGGCAGTCGCGTGAggttgccctggaggacttgagGAAGCTCCACGTGGAGAATGACGAGAAGCTCCAGCTACTGCGGGCAGAGCTCCAGCGCCTGGAGCAGAGTCATCTGAAGGAGCTGGAGGACACACTGCAGGTCCGTCACACACAGGAGTTGGAGAAGGCCATGAACGAGCACAGGCTCTGCTTGGAGAAACTAGAGATGGAAAACCAGCAGAGGATCGAGCAGATCCAAGATTCTCATGCTGCAGTCATCCAGGAGAAGGAGCAGCAGCTCCAGGAGTTAAAGCTCAAGGTTTCAGATTTGTCGGACATGAGATGTAAGTTAGAGGTGGAGCTGGCTCTGAAGGAAGCAGAAACTGATGAGATAAAAATGTTGCTGGAAGAAAGCAGAACCCAGGAGAAGAAGACCTTGCAGTCTCTCTTCGAAAAAGAGACTGAACAGTTGAGAGCAGAGATCAGTAAACTAAACCAAAAGATTCACGACAATAATGAAAATTATCAGGTGGGCTTGTCAGAGCTGAGAACTTTAATGACAGTTGAAAAAGATCAGTGCATTTCCGAGTTAATTAGTAGACATGAAGAAGAATCTGATAGGCTTACAACTGATTTAAACAAAATGACATCATTGTATCAGCAAGcatttgaaatagaaaaaggCCTGAAAGAAGAATTAGCTGAACTGCAGAGTAAATTGGACTCAGAATTGAGTgctcttgaaaaacaaaaagatgagaaaatctCCCAGCAAGAGGATATGTACAAAGCTATTATCCAGAAgctagagaaagacaaagaggaaTTTGTCATGAGACAGGAACAGGACCGAGAACAGCTAGTTCAGAGGCTTAATTGTGAAAAAGAAGCTGCTATTGAGACTGCCAGAAAAGAAATGCACTTGGAAAGAGAAGCTGTTGAGAAAGAGTTGTTAGAGAAAGTTAAACATCTTGAGAGTCAATTAGCAAAAAGGTAAGAAAGAACTTCAGTCTGTAATCATAAAATTAAAGTCTGGTGATTCAAATTTTAATTGTGTTTGTAATCACAGtaccttaatttcctcatttacCTCAGGTAAAAGTAACCATTGAGATATTTGTGAAGtaaaaatgtcctttttaaaatagtccatgttacttaaaaacatttgaaagaaataaCAGACTGTAAATCCACTGGGATGGCCTCTAAAAATGGATTCGTATTTTGGATTTCAAGACaaataagttttgaaaatttcaaatgttttcaggatcgttttcccccttttttaacatataaatttCCTTTCAGTTTATTTGTAGTTTGTTCCCTGAATTCTTCATTTGAAAGTTactgattttcattcttttaaaatcatgtacAATGTATAAAAGAGCAGCAGTTAGTAACGTTTAGGACTCCAGCTTCCTGGTTGTTATTTTCTGATATTACAATCTCAGTTATTTCCTCTGTGATTCAAAAGATAATGTTAAATTCTGGGTTTTATACAGTGGtgggtttttttgcttttttattattgttgttgtctgATGTTACTGCCTTTGATCGGAGAAAATGGACTTTGGTATTCCTACTCATTAAAATTTATTGAGGGGGTTTGTGGCCTAATAAACAATTTCTAGAGCATCATTAGTTGGTTCTATCATTAATTCTTCCAAGAGAGTATCTGTATAGGTGTATGTGCTTTATGTAATTTAACCTCCAGCTGCTGCTTATCACTTTTACCCAGCCTCTTGTGATTGACTATCTGCTGTATACTGTTCATAACCTGGCGCACAATTGAACCTCCAAGTCTGTTTTGAAAACAGAATGTTTTCTGGAGGGATTGGAGGCTCTTAGAGGAACTGGACCTCTGAGTGTCCTTAGAGCCTGGGGGATGCAGAGGTCGAGGCAGTCACTGCAGAAGGCCAGGTAGGCCGGCGGCACCAGGGTCCTCCAGGGGCCAGTGATGGGTATGGTGCACAGTGTTCGGTCAGAGATTGTGGTCCTTGTGGGGTCCTGCCCAGACATTGCACCCCCTCTCATCCTACCCCTTCTCATCGTGCTTTGGAGCCCTCTGAGAATCCTCTGGACACCGGGCCCTCCTGCAGCATCCTTCCTGCAGGCTCGCCGTGGCTGCCGTGGGGGAATGGAAGCCCCTCCGTACCTGCCCAGTGCTGTCAGGACTCGTGTGGACCACACCTTGTGTCCACTGTGTCACCTGAGTGTCCTAGCTCCAGGAGTGAGGCTGTGTCCACTCTATGGTAACTGAGGAGACCATGGCAGGGGTCAAGTCTCCACAGACCAGGTACAAAAGCCTAAAGCCAGGTTCCCTGCTTCAGAATCCGAAGGGCCTTAACCATGGTTCTCCCGTAGGACTTGCCAAAGCTCCATTCAGTGTCCATTTTGGTAGAGCAGCTGCATGGGTTCacggtggggggtggtggtggggtaggGTAGGCGGGGAGTGCTCCCACAGCAGGGGCTGCACAGGTATTCGGTGGAGTAGCTGGAGCAGCAACTCAGATATGCTCTGTCCTGCCTCTGGGTCTCAGAAATCCTGACCCTCACCTTGGACAGGCTGTCCCGTGTGCCTGAACTGCTGTACACTTAGAAATCTTGTTGTACTGACAGACAAGCTGTGGGTTATCATGGCTCATGCCCCTGATAGCTCACCCACTGTGTCTTGCCCTGATAGCTCAAGtagttgctaattttttttttttttttaattttaaaaataaatttatttttggtcatgccagcacatgtgagatcttagttctctaatcaaggatcaaacctatgctCCCTACTTTGGAAGCATGgcgttttaaccactggattgccagggacttactttgtttttaactttaaaaaatgtatttcattgaCACAAGTATAATCTGAAGCCCcatggctcagaccgtaaaggatctgcctacagtaacgggaagatcccctggagaagggattggctacccactctagtattcttgcctggagaattccatggatagaggagcctggcaggctgcagtccatggagtcacaaagagtcggacacagttagCATTTTAATAGTTGATGTACATTGTTATCCTAATTTCTGCTGTGTGGCAAAGTGATGCAGTTAAACATATGtatattcttctccattaagGCAtttcccaggatattgaatagagttccctgtacaaCAGGACCTTATTGCTTCTTCATCTTGTATATTACAGTAGTCCAGTTAGACTTTTGTGACCTGCTGCCCCCTCGCCTGTAACCTCAttctcttccctctgccctgCCTACTTGCCTGGAACTTGGCTTTTTGTTTTCCCCACAGTAGTTGGCTTACCCTGTAACTGTAGGGGGTACTTCTTCAAGGCGTGTCACTTAAACCTGCACAAAGTAGACATTAGGCAGACAGTATGAAGAGTTGCTCACATGTAAGCCCTGCGTTCGGCTTATTTTATCCTAAGTCCGTTTTCTTAGTGAGCAAAGTCCCTGGCTTCATTGTGGTTCCTCAGTGACCTTGAAATGACGCTGCCTGTGATTTTTaatcccctcctccccagccccgaAGGAGAAACATTGAAAAACATTGAAGTGTCCTTTTAAATTgaataaatgtacatttaaaaccCTTCACTGACTTGGTTGCTCAGATAGTGTGGGAATGTTTACAGTCTTTCTCCTGAGCCGGGGATTTTAACACTTTGGATGAGATTATCTACTTCTTGACAAGCATTCGGATGTAGAGGATTGTGAGGTTGAAAGCAGATAAAATAAGCAGCAGCCTGGGCTTGTGCTTTCTCGTTGACCTCGCCTCTCAGCCCCTCAGCACCCCTTGGAGGTGAGCAGGTTCTGAGAGAAGTGAATCTGAATTTAGGCGTATGTCAGTTTGCTGTGTACACATTTAAGTTTCACTTTAGTTTAAGGTTACCTATTCATTAGCTAACAAAATGAACCAAAGcctgtttaaaaaatgaaagctctTCAACAGATGTGTTCTGCAGGTGTATTTTTAATTCAACTCTCAGTCCTGTGTCTGGCAGTTACAGGAAAAGTAAAACTAGAATTTGAAGCTGAGCTCTTGAagtatattgatttttatattgacaATGTTGCCTTTTGCTGTGGAAACTGATTATCCTGAATATCGGATTATAACCACTCAACCCCACTGCTGGGAGGATGTGGTCTGTATTAGGCTTTTCCCTGGCacttgtttctcttttgctggTGGATAAAAAGCGAGAGTTGACATAGAAAGATCTTTTAACACCAGTTAACTACTGTTAGGTTAAAGGAAGATGTTTAGCATTTCTGGTGTCATCTAATTATGATACTTGGTATACTTGTGATTATATCTGTAATACTGGGGGGAAAATGTAatactgtatttaatttttaaagtcatgCCATGGAATCTGCCAGAGAAGATTCTTCAAGCCTAGTTGCTGAACTTCAAGAAAAGCTCCAGGAAGAAAAAGCTAAGTTTCTAGAACAACTTGAAGagcaggagaaaaggaagaatgagGAGATGCAGAATGTTCGAACATCTTTGATCGCTGAGCAGCAGGTGTGTGGGTTCCCGGACTGAGAAGGTTAACAAGTGTGTCTGTGTAGCTGAGGTTTTTGCTGTCTTAAGTGTGACTTTTCCTACATTGATCTTGGTAGTATTTGCTACGTATCTTCATATTTAAAAGCATGTTCTTTTTAACAGTCATTATTTCACATGAgtacttcaaaaagaaaacagtcctagtttagaaatgaagaaatgtaaATTCTGTTCCTGACTTCCTAGCTTCCTCCCTGATCTTGTCAAAATCATTTAATGTCTTCACATCACATTAATTTTTGCAAATGAAAGTGTTGATACTACTACATGGGTAACATTTGAGTTTCTTTTCTCTAAGCTGtgaaattttcttctaatttatgTGCTGTTAATTCTTATCCATGTGATGAGctggcatttttatttaaaagtaaatgtcACCTTGTGTATGATACTTTTCTTCTCCATGTTGAGACGTACCACCAGAAATAGATGCAGTGTGTTTTTTGTGTCTGCCACTGCGCTGTGTGTACAGATCATGTGAGTGGTTCTTGTTCTGTTGTTCCAGACCAATTTTAACACTGTTTTAAcgagagagaaaatgaggaaagaaaacataATCAATGATCTCAGTGATAAGCTCAAGAGCACAATGCAGCAGCAGGAGCGGGACAAAGGTGAGCGGGCCTCAGGAGTGCGGCACCTTTGGCTCTGACCGATGTGTGCCATGGCTAACTCTGTCCCAACCCCGGCTGCAGATTTGATCGAGTCCCTGTCTGAGGACCGCGCGCGTCTGCTGGAGGAGAAGAAGCGACTGGAGGAGGAAGTCAGCCGGCTGCGGGGCGGCGCCTTCGTGCCCTCCCCGGGCGTGGCTGCAGCCCCGGAGTTGTATGGGGCCTGTGCACCCGAGCCCCCGGTGGAGGCCCTGGACACCTTTGCCGAGGGGAGGCCAGACTCAGCCATGGAGACCAGCACGATGTCTGTCCAGTGAGTGCTCCATCCTCCTGTTCAGAATGGCCAGCCAGCACTGAGGGTGGGAGGGCTGGGCAGCCCCGGTGGTGACCGCAGCCCACGGACCTGAGAGCTGGACCCGGTGGATTGTTTATAGCACAGTGAGTGTTAACATCACTGGTTATCTGTGGGAGCCCATATGGGCGTGTTTCATGAGGTGCCTTGGTGTCCCTGCAGCGTCCACGGGTAGCCAGGAAGGGCTGCTGGACTGGTGTCTGCAGGGGTTCCAGGGTTGAGCCCATGGCCTCGGGGAGCAGGGGTTACCAGAGGCTCAGGTGTGTTCATGGGGCTGAGGCCGTGGTAGATGGAGTGGTCACTTACACATAAAATCTGAAATGAAAGTCATACAGGTAGAAGTGGAGAGGAAGAGCATGGTTTCCCCAGGACTGTGGGCGCAGGGAGGAGGTAGTCATGTGAGGTGAGGGGGGTGTGGATTAGCGGTGCACAGTACACGTGTCTCAGACCACCTCATTGTGCATTCTAAGTATGTTACAGTTTTATTTATCAATATGGCTAAAGTAAGTCATTTTCTCTTAGAGAAAACGTCCACGTGCTCTCTGAAGAAAGACAGCGGATAATGCTGTTGGAACGAGTAAGTGCATTTTGTCTGTGTTGAAGCATAGTGGGTAAAGACCTTCACTCTGGATCGCAGTGAAGCAACCTTACATGAGAACAGGATTTGTTGTGTTTATATATTAGATCTTTTTAATGGTTATTTTGTGGTTATTTTTGAGAAGCTCTGTCATCTCTGATCCTAGTGGCTGGTAACAGTTCAGGATTCAGCAACAAAGTTTAAGTGTGAATTCTGCAtactaattttcaaaaattaagtaTTTTCCAAAATGGGGCAAAAATAGAATATGTGAATAATGAAGAAAAGTTAGGTTTTTTATAGGGATTGATTGaggtgaagagaaaaaaaaatggcaataggGGTTCCTTCTTAATTGCAGACTTGCCTTTCTTTGTTCATAGAGCACTTTTCATTGCTTAGGCTTTGAAGATTTTTACAGTCTCTTTTGCTCTCCACAAGATAACTGCTGAGGATTCGGAGTCTGAACTGTACAGACATGTACTCTCGCTGCTCGGGTCTCCCCTGTGCTATTGTTAGTGAAGGGTCATCACGTCTGCTTGCCTGTGTGTAGTAACTGTGGGTCCCACCTCCTGGGCCACACCTCCTAACACAGCCTCTGGGGACAGATCTCGATAGTTAGTGTGTATTTGCAAGTCCTCAAGGGCTTCTAATGTAGATTAAGCTTTAAGAACACCTGACTTAAGGAAGTATACCTAAAAATTATTCCAATTGTCTTTTATGCCAGTAAATAAAACAGTTGGAGAGATTCCCTAGAAAAGAATGTCCCCAAGATCTTTTTATACTAGAGATCAGCGTTAGTCCATTATGTTTGGATTTGAGTATTTATGAGCATAAACcatcatctctttttctcttctctgcagaCACTACAGTTGAAAGAAGAAGAGAACAAGCGGTTAAATCAGAGACTGGTAAGGTTTCTCGCCCAGTTGATCTTGACATTTAAACTGTTTGGGTCACATTTCATTAAGAAGATCAGAAAGTTGTATGGTTTATTAATTCATGCCTGGTAGGTTTTGTTGACTAATCAGTTTTACAAGTCAGTCTTACGTGCTTTCATAAAccagttgcttcatttttcatACTCTAATGATTACGATTTATGAGGAAGTGGGAGCAGTTTTGAGGCCTGTGTTGAAAACCTTAAGGCACTGATTAGAGTGGAGTTATTTTAAAGTAAAGTGTCTTGTAAGGAGGCATCCAGTTTCTTG from Bos mutus isolate GX-2022 chromosome 14, NWIPB_WYAK_1.1, whole genome shotgun sequence encodes the following:
- the RB1CC1 gene encoding RB1-inducible coiled-coil protein 1 isoform X1; its protein translation is MKLYVFLVNTGTTLTFDTELTVQTVADLKHAIHSKYKIAIQHQVLVVNGGECMAADRRVCTYSAGTDTNPIFLFNKEMILSERLPAIPKTTFSTENDMEIKVEESLMMPAVFHTVASRTQLAVEMYEVAKKLCSFCEGLVHDEHLQHQGWAAIMANLEDCSNSYQKLLFKFESIYSNYLQSVEDIKLKLTHLGTAVSVMAKIPLLECLTRHSYRECLGRVDSLPEREGSEKSETKTSTELVLSPDTPAATSKPSFTSFHMSVEHVASDAADAESGKDVREPCPSPAQQDAAAIEAKEGDLPFFNVSLLDWINVQDRPNDVESLVRKCFDSMSRLDPRIIRPFMAECRQTIANLDNQNMKAIKGLEDRLYALDQMIASCGRLVNEQKELAQGFLANQMRAENLKDASVLPDLCLSHANQLMIMLQNHRKLLDIKQKCTTAKQELANNLHVRLKWCCFVMLHADQDGEKLQALLRLVIELLERVKIVEALSTVPQMYCLAVVEVVRRKMFIKHYREWAGALVKDGKQLYEAEKSKRESFGKLFRKSFLRNRLFRGLDSWPPSFCTQKPRKFDCELPDISLKDLQFLQSFCPSEVQPFLRVPLLCDFEPLHQHVLALHNLVKAAQSLDEMSQTITDLLSEQKASASQTSPQSASSPRLESATGITTTTSPRTPPPLAVQDPLCPAVCPLEELSPDSIDAHTFDFETIPHPNIEHTLHQASLDLDSLAESPESDFMSAVNEFVIEEQLSSPNPISDPQSPEMMVESLYSSVINAIDSRRMQDTSAPGQEDPGDRVSLSVQLGRCRASAHDSHLSIQTLKEDFCHFRTFVQKEQCDFANSLQCTAVEIRSIIDKVKHSLEITLYEKHQKELESLKSEYEGRLATLVKESEENKSKITKLRGDLVCLEEVLQNKDNEFALVKHEKEAVICLQKEKDQKLLEMECTVHAQHCEMEALRQSREVALEDLRKLHVENDEKLQLLRAELQRLEQSHLKELEDTLQVRHTQELEKAMNEHRLCLEKLEMENQQRIEQIQDSHAAVIQEKEQQLQELKLKVSDLSDMRCKLEVELALKEAETDEIKMLLEESRTQEKKTLQSLFEKETEQLRAEISKLNQKIHDNNENYQVGLSELRTLMTVEKDQCISELISRHEEESDRLTTDLNKMTSLYQQAFEIEKGLKEELAELQSKLDSELSALEKQKDEKISQQEDMYKAIIQKLEKDKEEFVMRQEQDREQLVQRLNCEKEAAIETARKEMHLEREAVEKELLEKVKHLESQLAKSHAMESAREDSSSLVAELQEKLQEEKAKFLEQLEEQEKRKNEEMQNVRTSLIAEQQTNFNTVLTREKMRKENIINDLSDKLKSTMQQQERDKDLIESLSEDRARLLEEKKRLEEEVSRLRGGAFVPSPGVAAAPELYGACAPEPPVEALDTFAEGRPDSAMETSTMSVQENVHVLSEERQRIMLLERTLQLKEEENKRLNQRLMSQSMSSVSSRHSEKIAIRDFQVGDLVLIILDERHDNYVLFTVSPTLYFLHAESLPALDLRPGEGASGASRRPWVLGKVMEKEYCQAKKAQNRFKVPLGTKFYRVKAVSWNKKV
- the RB1CC1 gene encoding RB1-inducible coiled-coil protein 1 isoform X2, whose product is MAADRRVCTYSAGTDTNPIFLFNKEMILSERLPAIPKTTFSTENDMEIKVEESLMMPAVFHTVASRTQLAVEMYEVAKKLCSFCEGLVHDEHLQHQGWAAIMANLEDCSNSYQKLLFKFESIYSNYLQSVEDIKLKLTHLGTAVSVMAKIPLLECLTRHSYRECLGRVDSLPEREGSEKSETKTSTELVLSPDTPAATSKPSFTSFHMSVEHVASDAADAESGKDVREPCPSPAQQDAAAIEAKEGDLPFFNVSLLDWINVQDRPNDVESLVRKCFDSMSRLDPRIIRPFMAECRQTIANLDNQNMKAIKGLEDRLYALDQMIASCGRLVNEQKELAQGFLANQMRAENLKDASVLPDLCLSHANQLMIMLQNHRKLLDIKQKCTTAKQELANNLHVRLKWCCFVMLHADQDGEKLQALLRLVIELLERVKIVEALSTVPQMYCLAVVEVVRRKMFIKHYREWAGALVKDGKQLYEAEKSKRESFGKLFRKSFLRNRLFRGLDSWPPSFCTQKPRKFDCELPDISLKDLQFLQSFCPSEVQPFLRVPLLCDFEPLHQHVLALHNLVKAAQSLDEMSQTITDLLSEQKASASQTSPQSASSPRLESATGITTTTSPRTPPPLAVQDPLCPAVCPLEELSPDSIDAHTFDFETIPHPNIEHTLHQASLDLDSLAESPESDFMSAVNEFVIEEQLSSPNPISDPQSPEMMVESLYSSVINAIDSRRMQDTSAPGQEDPGDRVSLSVQLGRCRASAHDSHLSIQTLKEDFCHFRTFVQKEQCDFANSLQCTAVEIRSIIDKVKHSLEITLYEKHQKELESLKSEYEGRLATLVKESEENKSKITKLRGDLVCLEEVLQNKDNEFALVKHEKEAVICLQKEKDQKLLEMECTVHAQHCEMEALRQSREVALEDLRKLHVENDEKLQLLRAELQRLEQSHLKELEDTLQVRHTQELEKAMNEHRLCLEKLEMENQQRIEQIQDSHAAVIQEKEQQLQELKLKVSDLSDMRCKLEVELALKEAETDEIKMLLEESRTQEKKTLQSLFEKETEQLRAEISKLNQKIHDNNENYQVGLSELRTLMTVEKDQCISELISRHEEESDRLTTDLNKMTSLYQQAFEIEKGLKEELAELQSKLDSELSALEKQKDEKISQQEDMYKAIIQKLEKDKEEFVMRQEQDREQLVQRLNCEKEAAIETARKEMHLEREAVEKELLEKVKHLESQLAKSHAMESAREDSSSLVAELQEKLQEEKAKFLEQLEEQEKRKNEEMQNVRTSLIAEQQTNFNTVLTREKMRKENIINDLSDKLKSTMQQQERDKDLIESLSEDRARLLEEKKRLEEEVSRLRGGAFVPSPGVAAAPELYGACAPEPPVEALDTFAEGRPDSAMETSTMSVQENVHVLSEERQRIMLLERTLQLKEEENKRLNQRLMSQSMSSVSSRHSEKIAIRDFQVGDLVLIILDERHDNYVLFTVSPTLYFLHAESLPALDLRPGEGASGASRRPWVLGKVMEKEYCQAKKAQNRFKVPLGTKFYRVKAVSWNKKV